In a single window of the Papaver somniferum cultivar HN1 chromosome 8, ASM357369v1, whole genome shotgun sequence genome:
- the LOC113305622 gene encoding uncharacterized protein LOC113305622, translating into MYPHVTQHALSHSCSDHNPIALICKGMKHGPSPLRCEYYWFSNPNFISFVREMWNSFDVSGSDGFVFSKKLQLLKQKLKPWSKEEYGEVNKRLEELEDIFADLDAMENANNGLFDSQWNDRVSARHECCNLIIIRAEKWRSRFRYTHVKDYDNNTKYFHRLANDRRIRSFIGSIKVNGVLTSDDSEIKNDIVDLFQNIFQSPQQSVISAEGMHFNQIFEEMCLWLERDIDEDEYFAAIKLLGKHKAPGPDGFPISFYTLCWDILKEDFLNILKEMQERNFFDWRLKNNFVALIPKKDCIEEIKNLRPISLVHGAYKVVSKILVERFKLTLPTIISSQQSAFVNKRQILDGVLITNELIDSRIISGKPGLLCKVDFEKAFDHVTWNFSDDMFKLMGFGEIWRNWIRCCVEYVRFSVLVNGSAAGYFKSNKGIRQGDPISPFVFLLVGEALTFMIKKTQEEGLLSGFQAKSDGTVISHLQFSDDTLIFLDADVEQVKNLILILLYFEMLTGLKIDFAKSQIFGVGFDGDLSVFSSILGCYRGVLPTIFIGLPLGDKCGVVAKWDMIIEKFISKLVGWKKTLLSRAVKWRALSRRKKFGGLGIKSLKQINHALLSKWIWRFATEDSALWRTIVAEKYGVNVAQWIPKTLECTYGRSVCRSIMKFKSSVLKFVKFKVNNGISVRFWDDNWIYDSPIKTCYPNLFALSRAKHISVSEMCVTDGPSYVWNLHTPTRLNDVARFEYNLLITDLASFKFTNDTTDELQWTLTKGKVFTVKSAYEKISMEDGLIQQSSIFTFIWNLKCPPKIGFFLLLIDHNNLPTRDLLNYRGIEVPVACGEIIPSLQAWNLTQHNAASSVVWNLDDGVDDVVVGGDGDADGGGDNIDPGDVGFLLMKTKEEEKKFVVDEGSEERDEIWKMLPLFKELVGYKCLN; encoded by the exons ATGTATCCTCATGTCACTCAACATGCTCTTTCTCATTCTTGCTCTGATCATAATCCAATTGCTCTGATTTGTAAAGGGATGAAGCATGGTCCATCTCCATTACGCTGTGAGTATTATTGGTTTTCTAatccaaattttatttcttttgttagaGAAATGTGGAATTCTTTTGATGTTTCAGGTAGTGATGGTTTTGTGTTCTCTAAGAAATTACAATTGCTTAAACAAAAGCTTAAACCCTGGAGCAAAGAGGAGTATGGAGAAGTGAACAAAAGACTGGAGGAACTTGAAGATATTTTTGCAGACTTGGATGCAATGGAGAATGCTAATAATGGGTTATTTGATTCTCAGTGGAATGATAGAGTGAGCGCAAGACATGAATGTTGCAATTTAATTATCATAAGAGCAGAGAAATGGAGGAGTAGATTCAGATATACTCATGTCAAAGATTATGATAATAATACAAAATACTTCCACAGGTTAGCAAATGATAGAAGAATAAGAAGTTTCATTGGCTCAATCAAGGTGAATGGTGTGCTTACTTCAGATGACAGTGAAATAAAGAATGATATTGTCGATTTATTTCAAAACATTTTTCAGTCTCCACAACAAAGTGTAATTTCTGCAGAGGGTATGCATTTTAATCAAATTTTTGAGGAGATGTGTTTATGGCTTGAGAGAGACATTGATGAGGATGAATATTTTGCGGCTATTAAATTGTTAGGGAAACATAAAGCACCTGGTCCTGATGGGTTTCCCATTAGTTTCTACACTCTTTGTTGGGACATTCTTAAAGAGGATTTCTTAAATATTCTCAAGGAGATGCAAGAGAGGAATTTTTTTGATTGGAGGTTGAAAAATAATTTTGTTGCTTTGATTCCTAAGAAGGACTGTATTGAGGAGATTAAAAACTTAAGGCCAATAAGTCTTGTGCATGGGGCTTATAaagttgtatccaaaattttggtAGAAAGGTTTAAGCTTACTCTTCCAACAATTATCTCTTCTCAGCAATCAGCTTTTGTGAATAAAAGACAAATTTTAGATGGTGTTTTGATAACTAATGAGCTCATAGATTCTAGAATTATAAGTGGAAAACCAGGTCTATTGTGCAAAGTTGATTTTGAGAAGGCATTTGATCATGTTACCTGGAATTTTTCGGATGATATGTTCAAGTTGATGGGTTTTGGAGAAATATGGAGAAATTGGATTAGATGTTGTGTTGAATATGTCAGGTTTTCAGTGCTTGTAAATGGTAGTGCAGCTGGATATTTTAAAAGTAACAAGGGAATAAGACAAGGTGACCCTATTTCACCTTTCGTATTCTTGTTAGTTGGAGAAGCTCTTACTTTCATGATAAAGAAGACTCAAGAAGAAGGTTTATTATCTGGTTTTCAAGCTAAATCTGATGGGACAGTTATTAGTCATCTTCAATTTTCTGATGACACCCTAATCTTTTTGGATGCTGATGTAGAACAAGTTAAGAATCTCATATTAATTCTCCTTTATTTTGAGATGCTGACAGGTTTGAAGATTGACTTTGCCAAAAGTCAGATATTTGGTGTTGGTTTTGATGGTGATTTATCTGTCTTTTCATCTATTTTAGGTTGCTATAGAGGTGTTTTGCCTACAATTTTTATTGGTTTGCCTCTTGGAGATAAATGTGGAGTTGTAGCTAAATGGGACATGATTATTGAGAAGTTTATTTCTAAGCTTGTTGGTTGGAAGAAGACTTTATTGTCAAGAGCAG tgaaatggagaGCTCTTAGTAGAAGGAAGAAATTTGGTGGCCTTGGTATTAAAAGTCTCAAACAAATAAATCATGCTTTACTTTCAAAATGGATTTGGAGATTTGCAACTGAAGATTCAGCTCTTTGGAGGACCATTGTTGCTGAGAAGTATGGTGTTAATGTAGCTCAGTGGATTCCTAAAACTCTAGAATGTACTTATGGTAGGTCAGTTTGTAGATCTATCATGAAGTTTAAATCCTCTGTGCTGAAGTTTGTTAAATTTAAGGTTAACAATGGTATTTCTGTTAGGTTTTGGGATGACAATTGGATTTATGATTCTCCCATTAAAACTTGTTATCCAAACTTGTTTGCTCTCTCCAGAGCAAAGCATATTTCAGTTTCAGAAATGTGTGTCACAGATGGTCCTTCTTATGTTTGGAACTTACATACTCCTACTAGGCTCAATGATGTAGCTAGATTTGAGTATAATCTTCTTATTACGGATCTTGCTTCCTTTAAATTCACTAATGATACAACAGATGAATTACAGTGGACTCTTACTAAGGGTAAAGTCTTTACAGTCAAGTCAGCTTATGAGAAAATATCTATGGAGGATGGCCTTATTCAGCAGAGCTCTATTTTCACCTTCATCTGGAACCTTAAATGTCCTCCAAAAATTGGTTTCTTCTTGTTGCTTATTGATCATAACAACCTCCCAACTAGAGACTTGTTGAATTATAGGGGTATTGAAGTTCCTGTCGCTTGT GGGGAAATTATTCCTTCTTTGCAGGCTTGGAATTTAACTCAACACAATGCAGCAAGTTCTGTTGTTTGGAATTTG GATGAtggtgttgatgatgttgttgttggtggagATGGAGATGCTGATGGTGGTGGAGATAATATTGATCCTGGTGATGTTGGTTTTCTGCTGATGAAGACGaaggaggaagaaaaaaaatttgtggTAGATGAAGGAAGCGAGGAAAGAGATGAGATCTGGAAGATGCTTCCCTTATTTAAAGAATTAGTGGGGTACAAGTGTCTGAATTGA
- the LOC113305623 gene encoding transcription factor IBH1-like 1 produces the protein MRPTTTAFKQEFLKKWLVGLKICSSSMNNMNIVQRKKTIKLSPDVAMASARDGKTLWSRALISKASKQDDDNNKIIVEKILGDDKFQRVITYNNSKHSSNGSFTSKKVLRRSRSRKRKCTTPPSQRVLATSIAKRLVVKKTTQVLKTLVPGGESMVDDISLLEETLDYISSLRAQVDVMRRLVNASNEVSENCK, from the exons ATGCGTCCAACTACTACTGCGTTCAAGCAAGAATTTCTCAAGAAATGGTTAGTGGGTCTGAAGATTTGTAGTTCTTCAATGAACAACATGAATATTGTGCAGAGAAAAAAGACTATAAAATTATCACCAGATGTTGCCA TGGCTTCAGCTAGAGATGGGAAAACACTATGGAGCAGAGCGCTAATTTCCAAAGCTTCAAAACAAGATGATGACAACAATAAGATCATAGTTGAGAAAATATTAGGTGACGATAAATTTCAGAGAGTTATAACTTATAATAATTCTAAACATTCATCAAATGGATCTTTTACAAGCAAGAAGGTCTTAAGAAGAAGTCGAAGTAGGAAACGAAAATGTACAACGCCACCATCTCAACGTGTTCTTGCTACTTCCATTGCTAAAAGATTAGTGGTAAAGAAAACGACTCAAGTTCTTAAAACTCTTGTACCTGGTGGAGAATCCATGGTAGATGATATATCTCTGTTAGAAGAAACCCTGGATTATATTTCCTCTCTTCGAGCTCAAGTTGATGTCATGCGACGACTTGTTAATGCATCCAATGAAGTGTCAGAAAATTGCAAGTAA